The Bacillota bacterium genomic sequence TTTTATCCAGCGTGAGCCTGTAACATCATAATAAGGAAGAGTGGTTGCACGGCAGCCCGGATGGTTCCAAAAAGCCTGGTTTATTGCTGGAAGGCCGGACGGGCTCTTTTTATTTTCCAGATTTCGCTTCTGCTTCGGTTTTTTGTTTGGAGCCATTCTGTGTTGCCGGCAGGAATTTCCGAGATGCTGCAGAATTATTCAGCCTCAGGAGTTGAGTGGAGTAGTGCGGCGGAAATTGCCCTGCTTCTTTCTGCTTTTTTTTGTTTTTATCTCCAGCAGTTCTGCAGAAGAAATTTCCGGCCATGATTATCCCGAAATTAAAGGGGCGGCAGCAATCCTGCTGGATGAAGGATCTGGTCGCATTCTTTTCGAAAAGAATGCCCGACAGAGAATGTCTCCCGCCAGTTTAACGAAGATCATGACCGCCCTTTTGGTCCTGGAAAACGGCCACCTGGAACAAAAGGTGCGGATCAGCAGAAAAGCGGCGGAAACAGGGGAGAGTTCGATCTGGCTGGAAGCCGGCGAGGTATTGAGCAGGCGGGAGCTGCTTTACGCCCTCATGCTGAATTCGGCCAACGACGCGGCGGTGGCCCTGGCGGAGAGTGTTGCCGGAACCGAGCGCTCCTTTGTAGAGATGATGAACCGGCGCGCCCGGGAGCTGAACTTGAAGGATACGCATTTTGCAAATCCCCACGGCCTGGAAGCCCCCGGCCATTATACTTCTGCTTACGACCTTGCCGTTTTGACCCGGCAAACCTTTCTGGTTCCACTTTTTCGGGAGATTGTTGCCACCAGGGAGATGGCGATTCCCTGGCCGGGACACCCCTGGAACCGGCTCTTGATCAACAAAAACAGGTTGCTTTACCGCTACCCGGGCGCGGTGGGGGTAAAGACCGGCTACACAAAAAAAGCCGGAAACTGCCTGGTGGGAGCCGCCCGGCGGGGGTCGCTGAGGTTGATTGCCGTTGTTCTTAATTCACCCCAGGTTTACGAAGATGTCGAAGCCCTGTTTGATTACGGGTTCTCCCGGTATCGGGGTGTTCTTTTGGAGAGAAGGAACCAGACCCAGGGCAAGGTGAGGGTAGTAAAGGGCCGCTCCAGGTTCGTTGAAGCGAAACCAGAGCGTGATGTCATTATGGCGTTGCGCCCCGGGGAGGAGAAAATGCTGGATGTAAGAGTAAAAACTTTGAAACGGGTGCAGGCTCCTGTGAAGAAGGGGGATCTGCTCGGCTCCTACCGGATTTATTTAAAGGGCAAAAAAATTGGAGAGGTAAAACTTGTTGCCGGAGCCGATGTCCCGGTTAAACCCTCCTTCTGGTCAATTCTGCTCGGCTACGTCAAATTTTTCTTGAAATCCCAGCTCCCAAGCTTCGCGCAGTTTACGTCCTGACAAACAGGTGGTCTATTTATTTTCTTTCCTACATAAAGGTGAGATAGGGAGAGACTGGAGGAGGGAAAGTAAATGCTCAACCTGATCTGGCTTTTCTTGCTTCTGGGTGGGATTTCAGTTGCGGCCCTGAATGGAAGAATCGAACTGGTCACGGAGACGCTTTTTAAGGGGGCAAACGAAGGGGTAAGGATGTGTCTAGATTTGATCGGTCTGATGGCGCTCTGGCTGGGGATGCTGGAGATTGCCAGGCAGGCCGGCCTGATCCGCCTTGTTGCCCGCCTCGTCCGCCCTTTGACCGTTCTTCTCTTTCCCGAGGTTCCCCCCCGCCACCCTGCTTTGGGTGCAATCATTATGAATATCAGCGCCAACATTCTCGGTTTGGGAAATGCCGCGACCCCCTTCGGGTTGAAAGCGATGGAAGAACTCCAGAAGCTCAACCCCCATCCTGATACAGCCTCTGATGCGATGTGCACCTTTCTGGCGGCAAACACTTCGTGTCTTACCTTAATTCCGGCAACGATGATTGGGGTCCGGGTTGCTGCGGGTTCACATAATCCCACCGAAATTGTGGGGCCCACCATTTTTGCCACAGGGTTTTCGATGGTTTTCGTCCTTGCGGTTGATTTCTTGTGGCGCAATTTTTTGCGCGCCAGGTTCCGGAGGTTAAAAAAGTGCTAGAGTTAATTCTCAACCAGGTCTCCCGCTGGGCGATTCCGGCTCTTTTTTTTACCTTTCTTTTCCTGGGGTGGGTTCGCCGCGTCCCTGTTTACGAGGCTTTTATCCAGGGGGCGTCTGAAGGTTTTTATACTGCCGTCCGCATCATTCCCTACCTGGTTGCAATGTTCGTAGCAATTAAGGTTTTCCGGGTCTCGGGGGCAATGGAGCTTCTGACGCGGTTTCTCGCCCCTCTGCTGGAACTTCTGGGGCTGCCTGCCGAGGTCTTTCCCCTCGCGGTGATGCGCCCCCTATCCGGCAGCAGTGCTCTGGGCATTGCCACCGAGTTGATCAAGACCCATGGTCCTGATTCCTTCATCGGGAGGCTTGCCTCCGTAATGCAGGGAACTACGGATACCACCTTTTTCGTTCTGACCATCTATTTCGGTTCGGTTGGAGTGAAGCGGTACCGCCACGCGGTGGCGCTGGGCCTGCTTGCTGATTTAACGGGATTGTTTGCTTCCCTCTTGATCTGCCGTCATTTATTTGGCTGAAAATTATCAGTTGTTGTGGTTTGAGAAGGAAATGGGAGAAAAATGGCGAATTTTCTTCAGCGGGAGGGGGGGAATATGATTCATGTGGGGATCGTTGGGGCAGGTAAAGGTGGAAGCGCAGTCCTGAGGGCGACCCATGGGCTTCCGGAGGTGAAGGTGGTCGGGATTGCCGATTTGAACGAAAATGCTCCAGGGATGGAACTGGCGCGGAAGCTTGGCATCAGAACTTTTACTGACTGTTTGGAGCTTTTGCAGCAGCCGCGTTTGGATATCATAATTGAGGCAACGGGAAATCCCAAGGTTCAGGAGCTTTTGCACAGCAAGAAGAGGGAAGAAACGACTGTTGTGGATGCCCATGCGGCGCGCTTGATGATGACAATGGTTGATACAAAGGAGGCCATGATCAGAGAACTCCATGCCCGGGCCCAGCAACTGGCCGCCATGGCGGATGAGCTGAACGAGAATGTGAGGCAGATCACGGCAACCGTTCAGGAACTGGCGGGAGGGGCGGAAAACCTCGCCGTTCAGGGGCAGAACCTGGGTGCGATCGCCGGCACTGCAAGGCGCCATGTTCAGGATACAGGAGAGGTGCTTGATTTTATAAAGAAAGTTGCCACCCAGACCAAACTCCTGGGGTTGAATGCTGCAATTGAAGCGGCCCGGGCGGGGGAGCACGGACGCGGCTTTGCCGTTGTTGCCAATGAGGTGCGGAAGCTTGCAGAGGACAGCGGGGCGTCTGCCGAGCAGATCGAAGCGATCCTGCGCAATATAGAAAAATCTGTGGGAGAAATAATAAAAGGGATCGAAGAAACGGCCGGAGTAAGCGAGCGCCAGGCAGCGGCAACCGAACAGGTCGCGGCGACCATTGAGCAACTGGGAAAACTGGCCGGAAGCCTTGAGGAGTTTGCACACCGCCTGGCGGCTCTTACTTGAGCTGACAGGAGGGCAGATTGAAGATTACCCTGGAGCGAATCCAAAAAGTGCTGGCAAGGGCGGGAGTTGGCTCCCGGCGCGCCTGCGAAGAGTTGATCCGGGCCGGAAGGGTCCGGGTCAACGGAGAAGTGGCGACGCTTGGGATGAAGGTGGACCCGGCACAGGCCGCGATCTGCGTGGATGGAAAAAAGGTCGATACATGTAAAAATTACGTTTCTCTTCTTCTTTATAAGCCCAAGGGTTACATCTCTACGGTTGAGGACCCCCAGGGGAGGCCTAAGGTGACGGACCTCGTTCATCTTCCTGGGGTGCGTCTTTTTCCTGTGGGAAGGCTCGATCTGGATACGAGCGGTTTGCTTCTTTTAACGAATGACGGGGAACTTGCATATCTTTTAACTCACCCCAGGTTCGGAGTCTGGAAAACCTACCAGGCTCTTGTCAGAGGCAGGCCCAACCCGGCAGCTTTAGCGCAGCTGAGGCGGGGAGTGCTTCTCCCCGAAGGCAAGACCGCCCCGGCGCGTGTCAGATTGCTGAAGCAGTTTGAGGATCGGGCCTGTCTTGAGATCAGCTTGCGGGAAGGAAAGAAGCGCCAGGTTCGGAAGATGTGCGAGGCCGTCGGCCATCCCGTTCTCGAGCTGAAGCGCACCAGGCTTGCTTTTCTCGATCTCAAGGGACTGCGGCCCGGCCAGTATCGTTTCCTTACACCCGGAGAGGTGCTTCGCCTGAAAAAGATTGCCTTGAGAGGCAGTTCAAGGCAGGATAAACCTCGAGAAGAGTAGAATTAGTTTTAGACCTGCATTAACCTGGGAGGTTTTTTCGGGATGAAGCGCGGAGGAAGAGGGCCTGTTTTCTTTTTTCGTGCCGCGGCAGTTTTTCTCCTTTTTTGCCTGAGCTTTTACTCAGGCGGCTGCCGGGTTGAACAAAAGGAGGGAGGAGAAGCAAGGGGTCCCGCCGCCCCGGTTGTGGTCAGGGACGATTCGGGTGCTCTTCTGGAGTTTACCGGTTTTCCAAAGCGGATTGTTTCCCTTGCCCCCAGCAACACGGAAATTCTTTTTGCCCTGGGCCTGGAAAACAGGGTTGTTGGCGTTACAACGTACTGCGATTACCCTCCGGCGGCGAGGCGAAAAACCAAAGTGGGCGATCTTCAGGCGAATATAGAGCAAATCGTAGCTTTAAAGCCGGATCTGGTTCTGGCGAAATGGACCCTCAACAAAGATGCGGTGATCAAGCTGCGCAAATTGAAGATTCCCGTCCTGTGCGTCGAACCTGAGAGCATGGAAGGGGTCTACCGGGCCATTTTAATGGTTGCTCAGGTCACCGGCACCGAGGACGCCGGAAGAAGGATCGTGGAGAGGATGAAATCCAAAATCAACGAGGTTCAGAGGAAGCTGGCAGGCCTGACTGCATCTCAGCGCCCGAAGGTTTTTATTGAGGTAGGAGATGATCCCCTTTTTACAGCAGGGAGCGGTACCTTTATAGACGAATTGGTGAGGCTGGCGGGGGGGATCAATATCGCGGGAGACCTTCAGGGCTACCAGATGTACAGCAGCGAGGCTGTGGTAGAAAAGAATCCAGATATCATCCTTGCTCCCGACAGTTACTACGTGGATGTCGGACGGGTCCTCAAGAAGCGCCCCGGCTGGGAACAGATCAAGGCCGTCAAGAACAATCGCATTATCTCCCAGCTTGACCCCAATTTAATCAACCGGCCGGGCCCCCGTGCGGCCGAGGCCGTGGAAGCAATTGCAAAGGCTTTCTACCCAGAAATTTTCCCGGAAAAAGCCCGGGATGAATGAGATGTCCGGAACCAACTGGTTTTACCGCCTGCTCTTTTCTCTGCTCATCCTTTTCTTGCTGCTCATTTTTACCGTTGTCTTCAGCATCACCCTGGGAAGCGCGGCGGTAACCCCCTGGACGGCGTTAAAGGTATTATTTTCTTATCTTACGGGCGGGACGGCCTTTATTCATTCCGGCGTGGACCCTGCGGTCCAGGTGATTATCCTCCAGATCCGCCTCCCGCGCGTGATCCTTGCTCTTTTTGTGGGAGCTGCTTTATCAACGGCCGGGGCTGCGCTCCAGGGGTTTTTGCGAAACCCTTTGGCAGATCCCTATACGCTCGGGGTCTCTTCCGGGGCGGCAGTAGGGGCGGCGTTCACTTTAATTATCCTCCGTCCCGGTTCCACGCTGGCGGCGGCAGGGCTCCCCCTTGCCGCCTTTCTGGGGGCGCTGGTCACGGGGGTTCTGGTTTACTACCTGGCCCAGATTGAGGGGTACCTGGCGGTGGAAACTCTGATTCTTGCAGGAGTGATTATGAGTTCCTTTATGTCCGCAATTCTCTCCTACCTGCTCACTGTTGCCGGGGAAAACCTCCACCAGATTATTTACTGGTTGATGGGGAATCTTGCTCTCCGGGGGAGTGAATACCTGATCTACACTTTACCCTACTTGGTTGGCGGCATCACCCTCATCTGCTTCTTCGGGCGGGAATTAAACATCATGACTTTTGGTGAGGAAACGGCAGGACAGCTGGGGGTGGCGGTGGAGAAAACCAAGCGGATTTTGCTCTTGCTTGCCACCCTCCTGACAGGCATTGCTGTGGCCCTGGCAGGGACAATCGGTTTTGTGGGGCTGATCGTCCCGCACCTGGTGCGGCTTCTCTTGGGTCCCGACCACCGCGTTCTCCTTCCCGTTTCTGCGGTGGGAGGGGGAATCTTTTTAATTTGGGCAGACACCATCGCTCGAACAATGCTGGCGCCTGTCGAACTTCCGGTGGGGGTGGTTACCGCTTTTTTGGGTGCCCCCTTTTTTGTTTATCTTTTGCGAACCCGGAAGCGCCGGGGCTTTTAAGGGTTTAATTCAGTTTATTCACCAGGGAGTTGCTTGAAAGATGGAGGCAGTGCTCAAAGTTCATGACGTGGAGTGCCGCTACAAAGCCCACCCTGCCCTTCAGGGGGTGAGCCTGGTTGTTCCGCGCGGTATTTTCCTTGGTTTAATCGGCCCCAACGCCGCCGGAAAATCTACCCTTTTGAAAACCCTTGCGGCTACTTTGAAGCCGAGGCGGGGAGTTGTTCTTTTCAACGGAGAAGAACTGGATAAAATTTCGAGGCGCGCCCTGGCCCGGCAGGTTTCGGTAGTTCCCCAGGAAACAAGCGTGAGTTTCCCTTTCACCGCGTACGAGGTGGTGATGATGGGGCGCCATCCTCATCTGGGAAGGTTTGCCCGGGAAAGCAAACGGGATTTCGCGCTTGTCAGGGAGGCCATGGAAGCTGCCAACTGCTGGCACCTGAGGGACCGCAGCATTCTCGAAATCAGCGGAGGGGAGCGGCAGCGGGTGATTCTTGCCCGGGCGCTTGCTCAGGAGCCGGAAGTTATTTTACTGGACGAGCCGACCACTCACCTTGATTTGACCTCCCAGCTGGAGATCCTGGGAGTGCTGAAGACCCTCAACACCCGGCGGCGGCTGACGGTACTTGCCGTTTTTCACGATCTGAACCTGGCAGCACAGTTCTGCGACCAGCTGGTTCTCTTGCACGAGGGAAAAATTTTCGCGGCAGGAACTCCCGAAAGGGTGCTTACCAGGGAAACGATCCGGGCAGTTTACCGGACCGACGCCCTGGTCATCAAACATCCTTTAACAGGCATGCCCCAGGTTGTGCTTTTACCCCAGCCTGACAGGGAAAAACCTTCTCTTCCCCAGCTTCACCTCCATCTTATTTGCGGGGGAGGCGTTGGAGCGCCTTTAATGGGTCAGCTGACGAGAATGGGGTACCTCGTTTCGGCGGGGGTGCTGAATATTATGGATACGGATTGGGAGGTGGCACGGGCCCTT encodes the following:
- a CDS encoding D-alanyl-D-alanine carboxypeptidase gives rise to the protein MRRKLPCFFLLFFVFISSSSAEEISGHDYPEIKGAAAILLDEGSGRILFEKNARQRMSPASLTKIMTALLVLENGHLEQKVRISRKAAETGESSIWLEAGEVLSRRELLYALMLNSANDAAVALAESVAGTERSFVEMMNRRARELNLKDTHFANPHGLEAPGHYTSAYDLAVLTRQTFLVPLFREIVATREMAIPWPGHPWNRLLINKNRLLYRYPGAVGVKTGYTKKAGNCLVGAARRGSLRLIAVVLNSPQVYEDVEALFDYGFSRYRGVLLERRNQTQGKVRVVKGRSRFVEAKPERDVIMALRPGEEKMLDVRVKTLKRVQAPVKKGDLLGSYRIYLKGKKIGEVKLVAGADVPVKPSFWSILLGYVKFFLKSQLPSFAQFTS
- a CDS encoding spore maturation protein, which produces MLNLIWLFLLLGGISVAALNGRIELVTETLFKGANEGVRMCLDLIGLMALWLGMLEIARQAGLIRLVARLVRPLTVLLFPEVPPRHPALGAIIMNISANILGLGNAATPFGLKAMEELQKLNPHPDTASDAMCTFLAANTSCLTLIPATMIGVRVAAGSHNPTEIVGPTIFATGFSMVFVLAVDFLWRNFLRARFRRLKKC
- a CDS encoding spore maturation protein; amino-acid sequence: MLELILNQVSRWAIPALFFTFLFLGWVRRVPVYEAFIQGASEGFYTAVRIIPYLVAMFVAIKVFRVSGAMELLTRFLAPLLELLGLPAEVFPLAVMRPLSGSSALGIATELIKTHGPDSFIGRLASVMQGTTDTTFFVLTIYFGSVGVKRYRHAVALGLLADLTGLFASLLICRHLFG
- a CDS encoding Gfo/Idh/MocA family oxidoreductase, with product MIHVGIVGAGKGGSAVLRATHGLPEVKVVGIADLNENAPGMELARKLGIRTFTDCLELLQQPRLDIIIEATGNPKVQELLHSKKREETTVVDAHAARLMMTMVDTKEAMIRELHARAQQLAAMADELNENVRQITATVQELAGGAENLAVQGQNLGAIAGTARRHVQDTGEVLDFIKKVATQTKLLGLNAAIEAARAGEHGRGFAVVANEVRKLAEDSGASAEQIEAILRNIEKSVGEIIKGIEETAGVSERQAAATEQVAATIEQLGKLAGSLEEFAHRLAALT
- a CDS encoding rRNA pseudouridine synthase, with the protein product MERIQKVLARAGVGSRRACEELIRAGRVRVNGEVATLGMKVDPAQAAICVDGKKVDTCKNYVSLLLYKPKGYISTVEDPQGRPKVTDLVHLPGVRLFPVGRLDLDTSGLLLLTNDGELAYLLTHPRFGVWKTYQALVRGRPNPAALAQLRRGVLLPEGKTAPARVRLLKQFEDRACLEISLREGKKRQVRKMCEAVGHPVLELKRTRLAFLDLKGLRPGQYRFLTPGEVLRLKKIALRGSSRQDKPREE
- a CDS encoding ABC transporter substrate-binding protein is translated as MKRGGRGPVFFFRAAAVFLLFCLSFYSGGCRVEQKEGGEARGPAAPVVVRDDSGALLEFTGFPKRIVSLAPSNTEILFALGLENRVVGVTTYCDYPPAARRKTKVGDLQANIEQIVALKPDLVLAKWTLNKDAVIKLRKLKIPVLCVEPESMEGVYRAILMVAQVTGTEDAGRRIVERMKSKINEVQRKLAGLTASQRPKVFIEVGDDPLFTAGSGTFIDELVRLAGGINIAGDLQGYQMYSSEAVVEKNPDIILAPDSYYVDVGRVLKKRPGWEQIKAVKNNRIISQLDPNLINRPGPRAAEAVEAIAKAFYPEIFPEKARDE
- a CDS encoding iron chelate uptake ABC transporter family permease subunit — encoded protein: MNEMSGTNWFYRLLFSLLILFLLLIFTVVFSITLGSAAVTPWTALKVLFSYLTGGTAFIHSGVDPAVQVIILQIRLPRVILALFVGAALSTAGAALQGFLRNPLADPYTLGVSSGAAVGAAFTLIILRPGSTLAAAGLPLAAFLGALVTGVLVYYLAQIEGYLAVETLILAGVIMSSFMSAILSYLLTVAGENLHQIIYWLMGNLALRGSEYLIYTLPYLVGGITLICFFGRELNIMTFGEETAGQLGVAVEKTKRILLLLATLLTGIAVALAGTIGFVGLIVPHLVRLLLGPDHRVLLPVSAVGGGIFLIWADTIARTMLAPVELPVGVVTAFLGAPFFVYLLRTRKRRGF
- a CDS encoding heme ABC transporter ATP-binding protein, with amino-acid sequence MEAVLKVHDVECRYKAHPALQGVSLVVPRGIFLGLIGPNAAGKSTLLKTLAATLKPRRGVVLFNGEELDKISRRALARQVSVVPQETSVSFPFTAYEVVMMGRHPHLGRFARESKRDFALVREAMEAANCWHLRDRSILEISGGERQRVILARALAQEPEVILLDEPTTHLDLTSQLEILGVLKTLNTRRRLTVLAVFHDLNLAAQFCDQLVLLHEGKIFAAGTPERVLTRETIRAVYRTDALVIKHPLTGMPQVVLLPQPDREKPSLPQLHLHLICGGGVGAPLMGQLTRMGYLVSAGVLNIMDTDWEVARALGLPVAEEKPFSPVGRAAYQANLRLARAADAVFLLEIPFGYGNLPNLQILEPLLASQKRCYLVDFEHLPERDYTGGRAVCLAASLREQGLSCLPDQQAVYQVIHSLGKEKSNAETASGKRSYSGLYGK